The Microbacterium sp. W4I20 genome segment CGGCGAGATCCAGGAGCAGGTTGCCGCGAAGTACAACACCGGCGCGAAGCCCCTCGACCTCGTCTTCCACGGCGGCTCCGGCTCGACCGACGACGAGATCGCCCTCGCGGTGGCGAACGGCGTCATCAAGATGAACATCGACACCGACACGCAGTACGCCTACACCCGCGCGATCGCCGACTACATGTTCAAGAACTACGACGGCGTCCTGAAGGTCGACGGCGAGGTCGGCAACAAGAAGCAGTACGACCCTCGCGCCTGGGGCAAGATCGCGGAGACCGCGATGGCCGCCCGCGTCGTGCAGTCCACGCGTCAGCTGGGCTCGTACGGCCAGTCTCAGAGCTGAGTCAGCCGAAGCAAAGGGGTGTCCGGCCGATGGCCGGGCACCCCTTTCTGCTTGTGGCTCGCGGTGTCAGCGACCGATGTTCTCGAGATACGCCCCGAAGGCAGGATCCCCGAACATCGGCACCGTCAGGCAGATCGATGCGATCAACATCGTCACGACGGCGCCGACCAGAGGCACCCACCAGGTGATCTTGCCGCGGCGCAGCCGCCGGATCGACGCCCCCGCGGTGAGCGACCAGCCGACGATCAGGACGACGGCGGCGATCGTTCCCCAGAGCCTGCCCTGGCTGTAGTTCGTGAACTCTCCCTCGATCCCGAGGATCTTCATGGTGTCGTTCATCACCCTCGTGAGATCGAGGTAAGACAGCGCCGTGACGACCACGTTGACCAGGCCGTACGCGAGGAGACCGATCGTCACGAGCCGATCGACGGGACGCCGACGGGGCGCGGCGACGTCGGCCACGGGGGCGGCATTCATCGCGGCGGGCGGGGCGGCGGGAGGCGCGGGTGGCACGGGCGTGACCACGACCTCGTCCAGCGGCGGGAGGCCCGCCGCCCTCCGCTGTTCCTCGGGGGTCGCGAGTTCGCCGTACTGAGGACGCTGATCGGTCATCCCGCCATGCTAATCCGCCGGGCTCGGAGCGCTTCACAGCCTGCGACCTCAACGCTGAGGCATCCGGACCGGAAAATGATGGCGGCCCCGGAGAATTGGGGACTCCTCGGGGCCGCGGATTCTGAACGCTGGGGACGCTCGTCATCCAAGTGGGTTGCAGAAGGCTGGGGACCCTCCGCGAACCTGTAGTGCCGTTTGCACAGACGACTACATGTCCGATCATAGGAAAGCGGATGCCGCCGCACCAGAGCGGATTCTTCAGATAGTGAAATCGGGCTTCGAGGAGCCCGTGTCCCACGTGTCCGCGCCGAGTCGCAGCGAGAGCCGGCGTGCAGCGCTCTGCAGACTCGTCACCATCGCGCGATCCACGACCGCCTGATCCGTCGGGAGCGAGATGGCCAGCGAGGCCGTGATGTTCGGGGCGATCACCGGCACCGCGACGCACGTCGCGCCGATCGCGTACTCCTCCTGGTCGAGCACCCAGCCTCGAGAGCGATCGAGCTGCGTCAGCAGGGTCTTCCGGTCGCTGATCGTCCGAGGGGTGAGCTCCTCCAGCCGATGCCGCGACAGGTAGTCCAACCGATGCTCGTCGGAGAGCTCTGCCAGGATCTGCTTGCCGAGCGCGGTCGCATGTGCACTGGACTGCAGCCCCACCCAGAGTTCGACCCGCGGATTCTGCACCGCGTCGACGATGTCCACCAGATGCATCTCGCCGTCGTCGAAGCGGGAGAGGTACGCGGTGGCGCCGAGCTCCTCGGTCACGTCGCGGAGCGCGCCTCGGACGCGGGCGAGGAAGACGCCGCGGGAGTCGATCTGCTGCTGGAAAGAAGGGAATCGGGCACCCAGCACCAACCCGTCCGGCTCGGATGCCAGATACCCCTCGTGGATGAGGGTGCGCACCAGGTTGTACGTCGTCCCCGCCGTCAGCCCCGTGGCTGCGATCAGCATCTTCGCGGGAAGAGGCCGGGGCGAGTTGGCGACGATGTCGACGAGGCGGAGAGCGCGCTGCACCGACCCGATGAGGGTGGGTTCGGCTTCCGCCGCGTTCACCTTAGCCGCCGGCTCCTGAAGCGCGACCACCGAGAGCGCGCGCATCGCGCTGGCCCGCGGAGTCCTGGCGCAGCTCCTTCGGGAGAGAGAACATGAGATCCTCCTCCGCGGTCTTCACTTCTTCGACGTCCCGGTACCCGGCATCGCTGAGAGCGTCGAGGACCTCTCGGACGAGCACCTCGGGCACGGATGCCCCGCTCGTGACGCCGACGGTCTCCACGCCGTCGAGCCATTCCTGCCGGACCTCTTCGGCGTAGTCGACACGATACGCCGCCTTGGCGCCGTATTCGAGGGCCACTTCGACGAGGCGCACGCTGTTCGACGAGTTCGATGAACCGACGACGATCACCAGGTCCGCGTTCGCCGCGACCTTCTTGATCGCGACCTGACGGTTCTGGGTGGCGTAGCAGATGTCGTCGGACGGCGGGCTGTGCAGCTCCGGGAAACGCAGGCGCAGGCGATTCACCGTCTCCATGGTCTCGTCGACCGACAGCGTGGTCTGCGAGAGCCAGACGACCTTCGACGGGTCCTTCACCTGCACGGTGTCGGCTTCCTCCGGCGAGTTGACGACCGTCACATGCTCCGGCGCCTCGCCCGCGGTGCCCTCGACCTCTTCATGCCCCTCATGACCGATGAGGAGGATCTCGAAGTCGTCGCGTGCGAAGCGCACGGCCTCGCGGTGCACCTTCGTGACCAGCGGGCAGGTCGCGTCGATCGCATGCAGCCCTCGCTCGGATGCCGCGCTCACGACGGCCGGAGAGACTCCGTGCGCGCTGAAGACGACGTGCGCTCCAGCCGGCACCTCGTCGACTTCTTCGACGAAGATGGCGCCCTTGGCCTCGAGCTCGGTGACGACGTGGATGTTGTGCACGATCTGCTTGCGCACGTAGACCGGTGCGCCGTAGCGCTCGAGGGCCTTCTCCACCGCGACCACGGCACGGTCGACGCCCGCGCAGTAACCGCGCGGGGCGGCGAGCAGAATCCGCTTGTGTCCGACGATCGGGTTATCCTGAAGCCGCCCTGCCGCCGCGCGCACGCGTGGGATGCGAGGGACGGGGAGATGAACGGCAGTCGAAGTCACCCCTCGATTCTACCGGCGCACAGCTGGGGAAGGCCGGGAAGCCGCTGCGCGGCGCGACTGCACGGAACGGGAGCAGATGACAGTCTTCGAAGCGGCCGCGGGTCCGGGCGAGTCTCCGCCCGCCGACGCCGTCGCACCGCGCGACTCGACGTCCGCCGCACCCACGTCGGTGGCGCGGCTCAATGCGACCATCCGCGACTTCATCGCGCGGTGGAACACCGTCTGGGTCGAGGGCGAGATCACGTCCTGGAATCTGCGCGGGGGCAACGTCTTCGCCCGGCTGAAGGACACCCAGTCCGACTCTCAGATCTCGATCCGCGTGTGGTCGAGCGTCCGCGCGCGCATCCCGTCCGACCTCGGTGTGGGCGATCATGTGGTCGCCGCCGTGAAGGCCGACTACTTCGTCAAGTCCGGCGATTTCAGCTTCGCCGTCTCGGCGATGAAGCACGTCGGGCTCGGCGATCAGCTCGAGCGGCTCGAGAAGCTGCGCGCTCAGCTGCGTCAGGAGGGCCTGTTCGACCCCGCGCGCAAGAAGCGCCTCCCCTTCCTCCCGCACGTCGTCGGCCTGATCACGGGCGAACGGTCGGATGCCGAGAAGGATGTCCACCGCAACGCCGAGCTCCGCTGGCCGCAGGTGAGGTTCCGCACCGAGTACGCCGCCGTGCAGGGAGACCGCTGCGTGCCCGACACGCTCGCCGCCCTCCGGCGCCTCGACGCCGATCCCGAGGTCGACGTCATCATCATCGCCCGCGGTGGCGGCGACCCGCAGACCCTCCTCGGCTTCAGCGACGAACGACTGGTGAGGGCCGTGGCCGCGGCATCCACTCCCATCGTCAGTGCGATCGGTCATGAGAACGACCATCCGCTGCTCGACGATGTCGCCGACCTCCGCGCCTCGACGCCGACCGATGCCGCCAAACGCGTCGTGCCTGACGTGGGCGAGCAGCACGCGCTGATCGGGCAGCTACGTTCGCGCGCGACCACCCGTCTCACGCAGCGGCTGTCCCACGACATCGCACAGCTCGAACAGCTGCGGTCCCGACCGGTGCTGCGCTCCCCCGCGCCGATCATCGACGGGCGAGCGCAGGAGCTGTGGTTGCTGCTGTCGCGGGGCCGCGATTCACTCACGCGGCAGCTCGACACCGCCGGCCGACGCACCAGCGAGCTCCGGGCATCACTCCGTGCCCTGTCGCCCGCGGCGACCCTGGCCCGCGGCTATGCCATCGCGCACCTGGAAGGCGGCGTGATCCTGCGCGATGCGGCGGATGCACCGGCCGGCAGCGCCCTGACCATCACGGTCGAGCGGGGATCGGTGGCCGCCCGATCCGAGGGCGAGATCCCCGAGGGATCCTGAGACGGTCGCGTCCGACCCACGCCGTAAGATGGAGGAGTGAGCGCCCTGAACGACAACCCCGTCGAGACACTGTCGTTCGAGGCAGCCCGTGACGAACTCGTGAAGGTCGTCGCAGAGCTCGAACAGGGCTCTCCGACCCTCGAGCACTCGCTCGCCCTCTGGGAACGCGGCGAAGCCCTCGCGGCCCGCTGCGAGGAGTGGCTGCTCGGCGCGAAGCGCCGCCTCGAAGCCGCACGAGCCGCGGCATCCGATTCCGACGCCCCCGGCGGCGCCGCGTGAACAAGCGCGCTCCGATCGTCGCCGAGCTCGGACGCCCCGAGACGCCGGATGAGACCGCCGCGCGCAAGGCCGCCTCGAGCAAGGCCTACCGCGGCAGCCAGACGTTCCGGAACCTCATCGCGGCGCTCCTCGTCACTGTCGCGGTCGTCGCGGTCATCATCTTCGCGGTCCCCCGCGGCGAGCCGGCGAACGCACCGAAGGTCGATCTCGTGGGGATCTCCGAAAACGTCGAGTCGACGATGGAGCGTCCGGTCATCGTCCCCGACCTCGACGGGTTCTGGCGCGTCAACAAGGCGGAGTTGCAGAACGGCGCCACCCCGGTGTGGGAGGTCACGCTCGCCCCCGCCGCCGATGACGAGCGCGGGTTCCTCAAGCTCGCGCAGGCGTTCGACGCCGACTCGTCCTGGGCACCGCAGGTCTTGAACGGCATCGCCCCCACCGATTCGGTGCGGATCGGCGGGCTCGAATGGGACGTCTTCCAGCCGCGCAACGCCGATGCGAACGCCAACGTCACCTACGCGATCGGCACGCAGGCCGGCGACGACTACGTGCTGCTCTACGGCGCGCGCTCGGCCGATTCGACGGCCGAGCTCGCCGAGTCCCTCGTCCCGCAGATCCGCTCCCTCTCGGAGGCTCCATGACGAACACCCTGACTCCCGCCGCAGCCTGGCAGCAGATGCAGGAGGGGAACCGCCGGTTCGTGCGCGATGAGCCGCGGCATCCGAACCAGGACGTCGCGCGGCGCAAGGACCTCGAGGCGGCGCAGCATCCGGTCGCCACGCTGTTCGGCTGCTCGGACTCGCGCCTCGCCGCCGAGATCATCTTCGACCTCGGCCTCGGCGATCTGTTCGTCGTGCGCAACGCCGGTCAGGTGCTGGGCGAGTCGATCGTCGCGAGCCTCGAATACGCCGTCGCGGTGCTGGAGGTGCCGCTCATCGTCGTCCTCGCGCATGACTCCTGCGGCGCAGTGCGAGCCGCGATCGACGGCACAGCCATCGACGCCGCGCCGCTCCCCCCGCACATCTGGCGACTCATCGCCCCGATCGTCCCCGCCGCCCGCAAGGTGCTGGCCGAGAACGGCGGAACGACCGTCGCCGAGATCGACGCGGAACTCGTCGGCGCCGAGCACCTGCGCAACACCGTGAGCGACCTGCTGCAGTCGTCCGAACTGATCAGCAGCGCCGTCGCCGAGGGCCGTCTGGGCATCGTCGGCGCCAACTACCGTCTGTCCGAGGGCACCGCTGTGCCGGTGATCTCGGTCGGAATCGACACCGAGGGGGCAGCCCCCGCAACCAAGGAAGGTTCGGAATGACCGAGACTGAGTACCGCATCGAGCACGACACCATGGGCGAGGTGCGGGTGCCCGTGAACGCACTCTACGGCGCGCAGACGCAGCGCGCGGTGGAGA includes the following:
- a CDS encoding carbonic anhydrase, coding for MTNTLTPAAAWQQMQEGNRRFVRDEPRHPNQDVARRKDLEAAQHPVATLFGCSDSRLAAEIIFDLGLGDLFVVRNAGQVLGESIVASLEYAVAVLEVPLIVVLAHDSCGAVRAAIDGTAIDAAPLPPHIWRLIAPIVPAARKVLAENGGTTVAEIDAELVGAEHLRNTVSDLLQSSELISSAVAEGRLGIVGANYRLSEGTAVPVISVGIDTEGAAPATKEGSE
- a CDS encoding DUF4245 family protein, with product MNKRAPIVAELGRPETPDETAARKAASSKAYRGSQTFRNLIAALLVTVAVVAVIIFAVPRGEPANAPKVDLVGISENVESTMERPVIVPDLDGFWRVNKAELQNGATPVWEVTLAPAADDERGFLKLAQAFDADSSWAPQVLNGIAPTDSVRIGGLEWDVFQPRNADANANVTYAIGTQAGDDYVLLYGARSADSTAELAESLVPQIRSLSEAP
- the xseA gene encoding exodeoxyribonuclease VII large subunit; the protein is MTVFEAAAGPGESPPADAVAPRDSTSAAPTSVARLNATIRDFIARWNTVWVEGEITSWNLRGGNVFARLKDTQSDSQISIRVWSSVRARIPSDLGVGDHVVAAVKADYFVKSGDFSFAVSAMKHVGLGDQLERLEKLRAQLRQEGLFDPARKKRLPFLPHVVGLITGERSDAEKDVHRNAELRWPQVRFRTEYAAVQGDRCVPDTLAALRRLDADPEVDVIIIARGGGDPQTLLGFSDERLVRAVAAASTPIVSAIGHENDHPLLDDVADLRASTPTDAAKRVVPDVGEQHALIGQLRSRATTRLTQRLSHDIAQLEQLRSRPVLRSPAPIIDGRAQELWLLLSRGRDSLTRQLDTAGRRTSELRASLRALSPAATLARGYAIAHLEGGVILRDAADAPAGSALTITVERGSVAARSEGEIPEGS
- a CDS encoding 4-hydroxy-3-methylbut-2-enyl diphosphate reductase is translated as MPRVRAAAGRLQDNPIVGHKRILLAAPRGYCAGVDRAVVAVEKALERYGAPVYVRKQIVHNIHVVTELEAKGAIFVEEVDEVPAGAHVVFSAHGVSPAVVSAASERGLHAIDATCPLVTKVHREAVRFARDDFEILLIGHEGHEEVEGTAGEAPEHVTVVNSPEEADTVQVKDPSKVVWLSQTTLSVDETMETVNRLRLRFPELHSPPSDDICYATQNRQVAIKKVAANADLVIVVGSSNSSNSVRLVEVALEYGAKAAYRVDYAEEVRQEWLDGVETVGVTSGASVPEVLVREVLDALSDAGYRDVEEVKTAEEDLMFSLPKELRQDSAGQRDARALGGRASGAGG
- a CDS encoding exodeoxyribonuclease VII small subunit, with the translated sequence MSALNDNPVETLSFEAARDELVKVVAELEQGSPTLEHSLALWERGEALAARCEEWLLGAKRRLEAARAAASDSDAPGGAA
- a CDS encoding DUF6264 family protein produces the protein MTDQRPQYGELATPEEQRRAAGLPPLDEVVVTPVPPAPPAAPPAAMNAAPVADVAAPRRRPVDRLVTIGLLAYGLVNVVVTALSYLDLTRVMNDTMKILGIEGEFTNYSQGRLWGTIAAVVLIVGWSLTAGASIRRLRRGKITWWVPLVGAVVTMLIASICLTVPMFGDPAFGAYLENIGR
- a CDS encoding IclR family transcriptional regulator — translated: MNAAEAEPTLIGSVQRALRLVDIVANSPRPLPAKMLIAATGLTAGTTYNLVRTLIHEGYLASEPDGLVLGARFPSFQQQIDSRGVFLARVRGALRDVTEELGATAYLSRFDDGEMHLVDIVDAVQNPRVELWVGLQSSAHATALGKQILAELSDEHRLDYLSRHRLEELTPRTISDRKTLLTQLDRSRGWVLDQEEYAIGATCVAVPVIAPNITASLAISLPTDQAVVDRAMVTSLQSAARRLSLRLGADTWDTGSSKPDFTI